The sequence AGGTCGATACTCGGCTCCAACAACAAGGCAGCCTGCCTTGAACATTTTTGGAGATCGACATGACCACACAAAACCTCAGCGGCAAAGTCGCCCTGATCCAGGGCGGTTCCCGTGGCATCGGTGCCGCCATCGTCAAGCGCCTTGCGGCCCAAGGCGCTGCCGTTGCTTTCACTTACGTCAGCTCCACCGCCAAGGCCGAGGAGCTGCAGAACAGTGTGATCAGTGCAGGCGGCAAAGCCCTGGCGATTCATGCCGACAGCGCCGACGCTGCCGCCATCCGCAGCGCCGTCAGCGCCACGGTTGAAGCCTTCGGGCGCCTGGACATCCTGGTGAACAATGCCGGAGTACTGGCCGTCGGCCCGCTGGAAGATTTCAAGCTGGAAGACTTCGACCGAACCCTGGCAATCAACGTGCGCAGCGTGTTCGTCGCCACCCAGGAAGCCGCCAAACATATGGGTGAAGGCGGCCGCATCATCAACATCGGCAGCACCAACGCCGAACGCATGCCATTTGCCGGTGGCGGCCCGTATGCCATGAGCAAGTCGGCGCTGGTGGGCTTGACCAAAGGCCTGGCACGGGATCTGGGGCCACGCGGGATCACCATCAACAATGTGCAACCGGGGCCGGTGGACACGGACATGAACCCAGCGAACGGCGATTTTGCCGAGAGCCTGATCGGGTTTATGGCAGTGGGGCGTTACGGGCAGGTGGAAGAGATCGCCAGCTTTGTGGCGTATCTGGTGGGGCCGGAGGCGGGTTATATCACTGGGGCGAGCTTGTCGATTGATGGCGGGTTCAGTGCGTGATCGGTTTGGAATACGACCGCTGAGCTGAGCGAAATC is a genomic window of Pseudomonas sp. ADAK18 containing:
- a CDS encoding 3-oxoacyl-ACP reductase family protein, with protein sequence MTTQNLSGKVALIQGGSRGIGAAIVKRLAAQGAAVAFTYVSSTAKAEELQNSVISAGGKALAIHADSADAAAIRSAVSATVEAFGRLDILVNNAGVLAVGPLEDFKLEDFDRTLAINVRSVFVATQEAAKHMGEGGRIINIGSTNAERMPFAGGGPYAMSKSALVGLTKGLARDLGPRGITINNVQPGPVDTDMNPANGDFAESLIGFMAVGRYGQVEEIASFVAYLVGPEAGYITGASLSIDGGFSA